In the genome of Mucilaginibacter sp. 14171R-50, the window AAAAAGTCGTCGTTAGGGAGTAACGGAATACCAAAGTCATTCAGGGTCAGGCTGAAATGTGTGGCACTCTTTGCGACTTCTTTGACCACATAAGTGCCGTGATGATAACAACAGTTGCAATTGCCCGAACGGCAGTCCTCATCGCTTTCTTTGTCATCTTGGCGATGATCGCTGTCTGCGGGGTGGCCGTTGTGCTTATCTTCGAACTTTGCAGCAAAATAATCGGTCGCGCAATGCAGTACACAGGCATACGCTCCCGTTGCAAGCAACAGGTAAAAAGATATTAAAGCTATTGCGCAGATCTTTTTCATGTGTATCGCGTCACCAGTGGCTAAAGATATTATTAATAAACCTTTATTATGCCCGCTGCATTTAAAAAAATAAATAAGAGGCTTTACTGAAATTCCCTTATTTTTTCATCCGGTCCAATATGATTTTCATTTGCGCTATCTCCTTTTCCTGAGCGTCGATAATGTCTTGTGAAAGCTTCTTGACTTCGGGATCTTTTAAATGCGCCCTTTTACTGACCATGATCGCGATCGAATGATGCGGTATCATTCCCTTCATATATTGTATATCACCTATACCTGTCTGAGTGCGGACTCCGGCCAACGCCAAGATAAAAATGACAATGGCGGCAACAGTAATGATCATGTTAAGTTTTTTATTTTGATACATCATTCGCATCATCCACAGCATTAGTAACGCCATTGCTGAGACCATCAAAAGAGTCATATAAAACCGGGTCATGTTCAGATATACATGGTCAATCAGGTCTACATTGAGGTACATAATACCGTACATTAAAACAAAGGAGCCCGCTAACATTAAAGCGAATTTTGAATAATTTCCTTTTTGCATACTCTATTCGGTTAAAATCATTTAAAAACGATAACCTGCGTTGTTTCCACAGGTTATCTTCACATATTAAGCAGCTGTTGCCATTCTTTCACATACCACTGAACAATGGCGGCAAGCTTTTGCGCAATCCTGACAATGTTCCATTTCGTGTTTATTGCACTCTTCGGCACAGGCGCTACAAATATCAGCACATAGATGACAAAGTTGAGCGCTGTATCCGCTGTTCAGGCTCATTAGTTCTGCTGCGGAGCGGCAAATTGCAGCGCACTCCAAATCCAGCCCGATACATTTCTTCATTTTTTTTACATCATCTTCACTTAAGCATGATGTTGCGCAATGATTGCAAGCTACAGCACAAGCGAGACATGCATCGATACATTCCTGAAATTTTTGATGTGACATAATTTAATTGTTTTATAGTTAGATATTCATTAGTTATTTTGACTCTGTTTAAAAATGAGCTTATACTCGAGAGATTGCTCTTACATTTTCATTTTCATCATTCTTGGATAAAGCCGAAGAAAAACTTCGCCGCCCAAAGGGTTTTTGCCGTAAAGTGAGTTAAGCTTACGATCAGCGGCATAATAAGTAAGCTGTCCGCCCGCTGCAAGGTTCAAGGGGCCAATCTTAAACATATCATAATTTAGTCCCAGAGTAATCGCGTTAATAGGAAATATTGTCTCATCGCCATAGGCAACGGGGTCCAGTACCAATTCTTCGGTCGTCTTCTGTACAAATTCGTACCGGCCGTAGATCGCGAATCGCTTTAGGCGGAGATCGCCCTCCAGCAAGGCAGAATTATCTCCTTGCTGATCAGGTGTTTTATTCAACCCCCACAGCGCAGTAACGTTAACCGTCTTTTCCTCACCTAAAGGCTTGCTGTAGGTCGCCGAGGCAGTAGTGCGATAAATGTTTTCCTCCGGGTGAAGGCCTTCCGGACTCTTTATAAAACCATGCGAAACCTGTAAGGCCCAATTCGCCGACGGATTATAATTTAAACGACCACTCCATGAATCAAACCGTGGTCTATCGAAATTATACCGGTTCTCATTAGGCTCCCTGCCAGTGAATGAGGAGACCTCGATCTTAAAATCAGAAAAGCGAAACCCTATGGTAGCCACACCGAAGGTGATATGGGTTGCATCTGACCAATGGTGGCTTATCGGTGCATCGGGATTGGACATCGCTGACGGGCGATGCATAAAAGCAACGGGACCCAAGGCCGGCTCGCCGGGATAACCGAAATAAATGCTTAGGTCAGAGTTTTTAGAGAAGGAGTAAGCGTAGCTCGCTGATAACTCAGAAAACAGGTCGTGAGGATGCTGATGATCGATTAGCGGAAATCCTTTCCAGCTTTCCCCGGATTGAAAAAGCAATGGGTAACCGCCGCCGCCTTCAGTAAGCCGGTCAAGCGACATCATCAAGTTAAAATGCAGCAATCCGTTTTGACCAAGCTTACGTTGTGCCATTCCCATAAACCAGTTAGGCGCATCGAATTTATCATCGCCACGGCTGCCTTTGTTGCCTAAGTCTTGTTTAGTGTAGCGCAAGGAAATATTACCATGCAGCATATAGCTCCATTTACCGTTGTTCAGCATAATGCCGTACATCGGTGAGGCATCTGGCAGCCAACTTGTCCCCGATCCGTCCCTGGTCATTGGCAGGTTAAGTGATTGCGAATTGGTCATCATTTGCATCCCGTCCATTTTCATGCCCGCCATGGACGTGTCGCTCATCTTCATGCCATTCATTTTGTGCGACTTCATGGGCATGCTCATTTTTCTGGGCTTTTTTGTAGTATCCTGCATTTGCATGCCCCTCATTTCGTCATGTTTCGTTGGCATGTTCTTTTTCATGCCTTTGGGAGTTTTAGTAGTATCACCCATATTCATGGTCTGGCAAAGCGTCATTATGGGCAAAACCATAAGCACGATGGTGGTTAACATTAAGTTTTTCATAGGATAGTGTTTTTAAATTTTATCAATGGCTTTGCGCTGGTGCTGTTCAGCAATCTTGAACTGGCTCGGCGTTAAACCGGTTATACTTTTGAACTGGGCAGATAAATGGGCGCTGCTGCTGTAACCCATCTTCCACGCGATCTCATTCATATTGAACTCTCCGTATTCCAGCAACTCTTTTACCTTCTCAATTTTTTGCTGAATGATGAACTTCTCAATAGTTGTGTCTTCCGACTCGGAGAACATCCGGCTGAGATAGGTATAATCTTTATGTATTTGGTCTGAAAGGTATGCTGAGAAACTAAGATGAGTATCGGTAAGGTCGCTGTGATGCACCTTTTTAATGATCAGGTCTTTGATGCGTTGCACAACCCGATCCTTCTCATTATCAATCAACTCGAAACCAAGTAGTTTTAAGGAAGAAGAAACCGCGCTTAACTGAACCGCATCAGGCTCCGGTTCTACCACTGCATTGCCGAGTGTAATAGAAATTACCCGAAAGCCAGAGTTTTCCAATTGCTGTTTAACGACCATAACACAACGGTCGCAAACCATATTTTTAATATATAATATCATGTTGTAATTCAAGCTTTAAGAAAGTATGGACAATAAATCGTCAGGCCGAGAATAGCGGCAAAGCTTGAATCAGATCAGGAGAGAATGGTATTTAATAAATAAAGACTGTGATTCGGAGCGCGGTGGCCCTGTCGCGTTCAACCAGGATACTTTTTCCCGGTATATTCCCACCTGCAAAGCCAGATTGGTCTGATAAGCCACCGGGAATGCAGCCACCTGCATTGCGCTTAATTGTAATTCGGGTGCGGCAGAGCTGTTTTCTTTAACTACATAATTATCATGCTTGTTACAACAACTACAATCCTTGCCTTCACCGCAAGACTTCTTATGATCCTTCCCTTTTTCATGGGCTTGATGCTTCCCCGCCGCCGGCAAAGTTTCGTGGTCATGATCGTCATCCTGATGTGCTATAACTTCGGTTGTCGTTTTTCCAAACAAGTATTCAGCACTGCAATGTACCAGGCATACGAACATACCTGTTGTTAACAACAGGTAAAACGCAGCCAGACCAAAAGCACCGAATTTCCTCATCTATTATTAAGACACAAAAATGTTACAATTGTTTAAAATTAGTATATTTTCATGAAAACAAGCAAACCCGCACTTTAGGAGCAGGCAGGCTTATCATTAAGAATGTCTCGCTCAGATAGATTCGGCATGGTAACCTTTAGTTTTTAAAGCAGCGATCACCTCAGCAGCGCTAAGTCCGGGCACCGTAGTTACCGTCAGTATTTTATCAGGGTTATTGGTATCGACATCCCACTTTTCCACGCCTTTCAAGGCATCTAATACTGGGGTTACAGTTGCAATACAGCCACCGCATTTGATATTGGTTTTGAATTTTAAAGTTTCCATTGTTTATGATATTGAATTAAAAAATTAAAGATTAAGTTTTGAAAATTTCAGTCTCAGGCTGTTGCTGACCACCGATACAGAGCTTAAAGCCATAGCCGCGCCTGCAATCATTGGGTTCAGTAAAAAGCCGTTGATAGGGTATAATATTCCGGCTGCAATGGGAATGCCGATCAGGTTATAAATAAATGCCCAGAACAGGTTTTGACGTATTGTGCGAACCGTGAGCTTGGAAAGCCTTAAGGCTTTGGGCACCTGCCGGAGATCAGAAGAGACCAAGGTGATTTTGGCTACATCCATCGCAATATCGGAGCCTTTCCCCATTGCTATGCTCACATCGGCTTGTGCTAATGCCTGGCTGTCATTAATCCCGTCGCCGATCATGGCCACAATTTTGCCGCTTGCCTGTAAAGACCTGATGAAATCAGATTTACCGGATGGCAGCGTATCTGCCTCGAAATGATCGATACGTGCCTGCTTTGCAACCGCTGTTGCGGTTTCCGCGTTATCACCGGTCAGCATATAGACTTCGATACCTTGTTTTTTTAATGCTTTAACAGCGTCGGCTGAGCCCGCTTTGATCTGGTCCGTGATGGCAGCTACAGCCAGTACCTGCTTGTCATCCGCAAAATAAATAACC includes:
- a CDS encoding DUF305 domain-containing protein, translating into MQKGNYSKFALMLAGSFVLMYGIMYLNVDLIDHVYLNMTRFYMTLLMVSAMALLMLWMMRMMYQNKKLNMIITVAAIVIFILALAGVRTQTGIGDIQYMKGMIPHHSIAIMVSKRAHLKDPEVKKLSQDIIDAQEKEIAQMKIILDRMKK
- a CDS encoding four-helix bundle copper-binding protein, translated to MSHQKFQECIDACLACAVACNHCATSCLSEDDVKKMKKCIGLDLECAAICRSAAELMSLNSGYSAQLCHLCADICSACAEECNKHEMEHCQDCAKACRHCSVVCERMATAA
- a CDS encoding AraC family transcriptional regulator, with amino-acid sequence MILYIKNMVCDRCVMVVKQQLENSGFRVISITLGNAVVEPEPDAVQLSAVSSSLKLLGFELIDNEKDRVVQRIKDLIIKKVHHSDLTDTHLSFSAYLSDQIHKDYTYLSRMFSESEDTTIEKFIIQQKIEKVKELLEYGEFNMNEIAWKMGYSSSAHLSAQFKSITGLTPSQFKIAEQHQRKAIDKI
- a CDS encoding heavy-metal-associated domain-containing protein, producing the protein METLKFKTNIKCGGCIATVTPVLDALKGVEKWDVDTNNPDKILTVTTVPGLSAAEVIAALKTKGYHAESI